A stretch of Malus sylvestris chromosome 11, drMalSylv7.2, whole genome shotgun sequence DNA encodes these proteins:
- the LOC126589794 gene encoding protein RESISTANCE TO PHYTOPHTHORA 1, chloroplastic-like isoform X1: MNTLTSTTLCNFQVSRYPFTVSNPRNVSPCNSPFPTKIFFRLYANANELDAPAAVEEPKQEPEEAEPPEAGKSSTFSAAASPLDKDLKKVVQKTAATFAPRASTASKNPAVPGSTLYTVFEVQAYASMLLGGVLSFNLIFPSNEPDIWRLMGMWSIWMFTIPSLRARDCSKNEKEALNYLFLLVPLLNVTIPFFVKSFAVVWSADTVAFFAMYAWKSVSTAWVARKKRLGIEVACSFQIN, encoded by the exons ATGAACACATTAACTTCAACCACTCTCTGCAACTTCCAAGTTTCAAGATATCCGTTCACCGTTTCGAACCCGAGAAACGTTTCACCCTGCAATTCTCCCTTTCCCACCAAAATTTTCTTCAGACTTTATGCCAATGCCAATGAGCTCGATGCTCCGGCAGCAGTGGAGGAACCAAAGCAAGAGCCAGAAGAAGCTGAGCCACCGGAAGCCGGAAAGTCCTCCACTTTCTCTGCTGCTGCTTCTCCACTCGACAAGGACCTCAAAAAG GTTGTTCAGAAGACTGCTGCAACCTTTGCACCAAGGGCTTCCACAGCTTCCAAAAACCCCGCTGTGCCCGGTAGTACCCTCTACACTGTTTTCGAGGTTCAAGCCTATGCCTCCATGCTGCTAGGTGGAGTTCTGTCATTCAATCTCATCTTCCCATCGAACGAACCAGACATATGGAGATTAATGGGAATGTGGTCCATTTGGATGTTTA CAATTCCTTCACTGCGTGCACGAGACTGCTCGAAAAATGAGAAGGAAGCTCTAAACTATCTCTTCCTCCTCGTCCCGTTACTCAATGTTACAATCCCATTCTTTGTGAAGTCCTTTGCTGTCGTTTGGTCTGCTGATACCGTAGCCTTTTTCGCCATGTATGCGTGGAAG TCTGTTTCTACAGCTTGGGTGGCTAGAAAGAAAAGACTAGGAATCGAAGTTGCTTGCTCGTTTCAAATCAATTGA
- the LOC126589792 gene encoding transcription termination factor MTERF4, chloroplastic-like gives MKIRCNAGVTKPSFLLVHSELPALTSLKPQFTSISTLCNREKLIGLITRCQYSVSGRRSATSYKGSSVSKTNTSLIGRRDRGSSSLYSRPSLLEMKNERMEIRARVYDFLRGIGIVPDELDGLELPVTVEVMRERVDFLHNLGLTIEDINNYPLVLGCSVKKNMIPVLDYLGKLGVRKSTFTEFLRRYPQVLHASVVIDLSPVVKYLQGMDIKPDDIPQVLEKYPEVLGFKLEGTMSTSVAYLVGIGVARREIGGVLTRYPEILGMRVGRVIKPFVEFLEKLGIPRLGVARLIEKRPHILGFGLEERVKPNIQSLLEFCVREESLASVVAQYPEIIGIDLKPKLLSQQSLIKSVIDLDPEDFGRVVEKMPQVVSLSDRPMMKHADFLKNCGFSLEQVRKMVVGCPQLLALNLDIMKLSFDFFQTEIQRPLDDLVAFPAFFTYGLESTIKPRHKMVSKKALKCSLGWLLNCSDEKFAQRMDYDTIDMEEMESLPSFDMNTLTEPRSDDSGSEYDDDSDDDYV, from the coding sequence ATGAAGATCAGATGCAATGCTGGTGTTACGAAACCCAGCTTTTTGCTTGTGCATTCAGAATTACCGGCGCTTACATCTCTTAAGCCCCAATTCACTTCTATATCGACGCTTTGCAATCGAGAGAAGTTGATAGGGTTGATAACAAGGTGTCAGTATTCTGTTTCTGGTAGAAGGTCAGCAACCAGTTATAAGGGTTCATCGGTTTCAAAGACAAACACCAGTCTTATAGGTAGGAGGGATAGAGGTTCTTCATCCTTATATAGTCGTCCTAGTCTGTTAGAGATGAAGAATGAAAGGATGGAAATTCGTGCCCGGGTTTATGATTTCTTGCGAGGAATTGGTATTGTCCCTGATGAGCTTGATGGATTGGAGCTTCCTGTTACAGTCGAAGTTATGAGGGAACGTGTGGATTTTCTTCACAATCTGGGACTTACAATCGAAGACATTAACAACTATCCACTTGTTCTAGGCTGTAGTGTGAAGAAAAACATGATTCCTGTGCTCGATTATCTTGGGAAGTTGGGTGTTAGGAAATCCACATTCACAGAGTTCTTGAGAAGATATCCACAAGTCCTGCATGCTAGTGTTGTTATTGACCTTTCACCGGTGGTCAAGTATCTTCAAGGAATGGATATCAAACCTGATGACATTCCTCAGGTTCTTGAGAAATATCCAGAAGTGCTGGGATTCAAGCTCGAGGGGACCATGAGCACTTCGGTGGCTTATTTAGTTGGAATTGGGGTCGCAAGAAGGGAGATTGGTGGAGTTTTAACTAGATACCCTGAGATTTTAGGGATGCGTGTAGGTAGGGTGATCAAGCCTTTTGTTGAGTTTCTCGAAAAGCTGGGTATTCCTAGACTAGGTGTGGCTAGACTGATAGAGAAGCGTCCTCACATCCTTGGGTTTGGATTGGAGGAGAGAGTGAAACCGAATATTCAATCCCTTTTGGAGTTTTGTGTTCGAGAAGAATCACTTGCGTCTGTAGTGGCACAGTATCCTGAGATCATAGGAATTGATCTCAAGCCTAAGCTTCTCAGTCAACAAAGTTTGATCAAGTCGGTAATTGATTTGGATCCCGAGGACTTTGGCAGAGTTGTTGAGAAGATGCCTCAAGTTGTTAGCCTCAGTGATAGACCTATGATGAAGCATGCTGATTTCCTTAAGAATTGTGGATTTTCCTTGGAGCAAGTGAGGAAGATGGTTGTCGGGTGTCCCCAGTTGCTTGCCTTGAATCTGGACATCATGAAACTCAGCTTTGATTTCTTTCAAACGGAGATACAAAGGCCTTTGGATGACTTGGTTGCTTTCCCAGCATTCTTTACTTATGGTCTAGAATCGACTATAAAACCAAGACATAAGATGGTTTCAAAGAAAGCGTTGAAATGCTCCCTTGGATGGCTTCTCAATTGCTCTGATGAAAAGTTTGCACAACGGATGGACTACGACACCATTGACATGGAGGAGATGGAATCCTTGCCATCATTTGATATGAATACGCTCACAGAACCAAGGAGCGACGATTCAGGTTCTGAGTACGATGATGATAGCGATGACGATTATGTATAA
- the LOC126589794 gene encoding protein RESISTANCE TO PHYTOPHTHORA 1, chloroplastic-like isoform X2 codes for MNTLTSTTLCNFQVSRYPFTVSNPRNVSPCNSPFPTKIFFRLYANANELDAPAAVEEPKQEPEEAEPPEAGKSSTFSAAASPLDKDLKKVVQKTAATFAPRASTASKNPAVPGSTLYTVFEVQAYASMLLGGVLSFNLIFPSNEPDIWRLMGMWSIWMFTIPSLRARDCSKNEKEALNYLFLLVPLLNVTIPFFVKSFAVVWSADTVAFFAMYAWKLGWLERKD; via the exons ATGAACACATTAACTTCAACCACTCTCTGCAACTTCCAAGTTTCAAGATATCCGTTCACCGTTTCGAACCCGAGAAACGTTTCACCCTGCAATTCTCCCTTTCCCACCAAAATTTTCTTCAGACTTTATGCCAATGCCAATGAGCTCGATGCTCCGGCAGCAGTGGAGGAACCAAAGCAAGAGCCAGAAGAAGCTGAGCCACCGGAAGCCGGAAAGTCCTCCACTTTCTCTGCTGCTGCTTCTCCACTCGACAAGGACCTCAAAAAG GTTGTTCAGAAGACTGCTGCAACCTTTGCACCAAGGGCTTCCACAGCTTCCAAAAACCCCGCTGTGCCCGGTAGTACCCTCTACACTGTTTTCGAGGTTCAAGCCTATGCCTCCATGCTGCTAGGTGGAGTTCTGTCATTCAATCTCATCTTCCCATCGAACGAACCAGACATATGGAGATTAATGGGAATGTGGTCCATTTGGATGTTTA CAATTCCTTCACTGCGTGCACGAGACTGCTCGAAAAATGAGAAGGAAGCTCTAAACTATCTCTTCCTCCTCGTCCCGTTACTCAATGTTACAATCCCATTCTTTGTGAAGTCCTTTGCTGTCGTTTGGTCTGCTGATACCGTAGCCTTTTTCGCCATGTATGCGTGGAAG CTTGGGTGGCTAGAAAGAAAAGACTAG